Proteins from a genomic interval of Pseudomonas silesiensis:
- a CDS encoding RidA family protein, with translation MLDIKRIETNQRMSRVVQCNGFTFLGGQTATDRTQDIKGQTAQVLAKIDNFLAQAGLDKTRILTAQVWLSDIQADFAGMNEVWDAWAPEGHAPARATVESRLAAPDLLVEITVVAAG, from the coding sequence ATGCTGGACATCAAACGCATCGAAACCAATCAACGCATGAGCCGCGTCGTTCAATGCAACGGCTTCACCTTCCTCGGCGGCCAGACGGCCACCGACCGCACCCAGGACATCAAGGGCCAGACCGCCCAGGTGCTGGCCAAGATCGACAATTTCCTGGCCCAGGCCGGCCTGGACAAAACCCGTATCCTCACCGCACAGGTCTGGTTGTCGGACATCCAGGCCGACTTCGCCGGCATGAACGAGGTGTGGGACGCCTGGGCCCCCGAAGGCCACGCGCCTGCCCGTGCCACCGTCGAATCGCGCCTGGCCGCGCCGGACCTGCTGGTGGAAATCACCGTGGTCGCGGCGGGCTAA
- a CDS encoding RES family NAD+ phosphorylase — protein MIFWRISAFADLTGRGGTLAGGRWHTAGRPVVYLAGTPAGAMLEILVHLEIDQEDLPETLQLLKVEVPDDVSLSPAPVLKPDWEFELNHTKGIGDLFLKGCPALLLAVPSAIMPHSLNYLFNPMHLDSVKAVITAEPFRLDNRLFKKL, from the coding sequence TTGATCTTTTGGCGGATAAGCGCTTTTGCAGATCTGACGGGACGTGGCGGCACCCTCGCGGGGGGACGCTGGCATACGGCGGGGCGACCGGTCGTCTATCTTGCCGGGACACCTGCCGGCGCAATGCTCGAAATCCTGGTACACCTCGAGATCGATCAGGAAGACCTTCCAGAGACGCTCCAGTTGCTCAAGGTCGAGGTGCCTGACGATGTCAGCCTCTCCCCTGCCCCGGTACTCAAGCCAGATTGGGAATTCGAGCTGAACCACACCAAGGGCATAGGCGATTTATTCCTCAAAGGATGCCCTGCCCTGCTGTTGGCGGTACCGAGCGCTATCATGCCGCATTCGCTGAACTACCTGTTCAACCCTATGCACCTGGATTCGGTCAAGGCCGTCATTACCGCCGAGCCGTTCAGGCTCGACAACCGACTGTTCAAGAAATTGTAG
- a CDS encoding antitoxin Xre/MbcA/ParS toxin-binding domain-containing protein translates to MLAEIMREPAYGAYRARLHALLQIPTNASDLEIHDIIQIGFAAGRLVSLCEQGELTPLERDQIIPLKTLKTRVAKDQNLTVDESDRLFRAAHITAMADAVFGNDEKAKRWLSKPKERFSGRSPMAMLSTVQGTRQVEETLIQLAEGYAF, encoded by the coding sequence ATGCTAGCTGAAATCATGCGTGAACCCGCCTACGGTGCCTACCGCGCTCGGCTGCACGCCTTGCTGCAAATTCCCACCAATGCGTCTGACCTGGAAATCCACGACATCATCCAGATCGGCTTTGCAGCTGGCCGTCTTGTGTCGCTTTGCGAACAGGGTGAATTGACGCCGCTTGAGCGCGACCAGATCATCCCTCTGAAAACCCTGAAGACCCGGGTCGCTAAAGACCAGAACCTCACGGTCGACGAGAGTGATCGGCTGTTCCGCGCCGCCCACATCACCGCCATGGCAGACGCTGTATTTGGCAACGATGAAAAAGCCAAACGCTGGCTGTCGAAACCCAAGGAGCGATTTTCGGGCCGCAGCCCAATGGCAATGCTGTCGACGGTACAGGGAACACGCCAGGTCGAGGAAACGCTGATCCAGTTGGCCGAGGGCTACGCCTTTTGA
- a CDS encoding (2Fe-2S)-binding protein, producing MRTDPLFQPVSSEARATRTVSLTFNDQPLNVPAGISVAAALLMSGINRFRATPVSESPRAPYCMMGVCFECLVEIDGVPNRQGCLIEVADGMRIRSQEGARDLIYQPLDVQAVEVQS from the coding sequence ATGCGCACTGATCCGCTGTTTCAACCGGTCTCCAGTGAAGCCAGGGCGACGCGGACGGTGAGCCTGACCTTCAACGATCAACCGCTGAACGTGCCCGCCGGTATCAGCGTCGCGGCAGCCTTGCTGATGTCCGGCATCAACCGCTTTCGTGCGACGCCGGTCAGCGAGTCACCCCGGGCACCCTACTGCATGATGGGCGTGTGCTTCGAGTGCCTGGTGGAGATCGACGGTGTTCCCAACCGCCAGGGCTGCCTGATCGAAGTCGCTGATGGCATGCGCATTCGTTCCCAGGAAGGGGCCCGGGATTTGATCTATCAACCGCTGGATGTGCAGGCCGTGGAGGTGCAGTCATGA
- a CDS encoding NAD(P)/FAD-dependent oxidoreductase has translation MSESSKRQADVLVIGGGIHGLSTALYLAQAGVKVTVLEAEYCGRHASGVNAGGVRTLGRHVAEIPLALASRDLWHELKNTLGDDGGFVLSGQLKLAESQADLEECRLRVEQLQALGFSHEVLVDQQQVFDTVPTVSRHVTGGIWVKDDGYAVPFKTVTAFRLAAQKRGVRIHENTPAQQIEQTGTQWRVSTPAGPFSAEHLVVTAGAWAGGLAAQIGEPVPVHPEGLMLMVTHRVAPFCVPVLGATSRALSFKQFSNGTVVIGGKLVGSLDFLARHGEVEMERLGSSARTVTDLFPHLRHLGVNRVWAGVEAFTADDLPVIGASRKASNLSYSFGFCGSGFQMGPGTGKRLAQLILGEQSDISLEPFAIDRFNRAASVPPGPIQSASTIAHP, from the coding sequence GTGAGTGAGTCGAGCAAGCGCCAGGCCGACGTGCTGGTGATCGGCGGCGGCATCCATGGCCTGAGCACCGCGTTGTACCTGGCGCAAGCCGGGGTCAAGGTGACGGTCCTGGAAGCGGAGTATTGCGGGCGCCATGCCTCCGGCGTCAATGCCGGTGGCGTGCGCACCCTGGGCCGTCACGTTGCGGAAATTCCCTTGGCGCTGGCCTCGCGTGATCTGTGGCATGAGCTGAAAAATACCCTGGGCGACGACGGCGGTTTTGTCCTCAGCGGTCAACTCAAGCTGGCGGAGAGCCAGGCCGATCTGGAGGAATGCCGGTTGCGGGTCGAGCAGCTGCAGGCGCTGGGTTTCAGCCATGAAGTGTTGGTCGATCAACAACAGGTGTTCGACACAGTGCCGACCGTGTCACGGCATGTGACGGGCGGCATCTGGGTCAAGGACGATGGTTACGCGGTGCCTTTCAAGACGGTCACTGCGTTTCGCCTGGCCGCGCAGAAACGCGGGGTGCGGATCCACGAAAACACCCCGGCGCAACAGATCGAACAGACAGGTACCCAGTGGCGGGTGAGCACCCCCGCAGGCCCTTTCAGCGCCGAGCACCTGGTGGTGACGGCGGGCGCCTGGGCCGGAGGACTGGCGGCGCAGATCGGCGAGCCGGTGCCGGTGCATCCGGAAGGCCTGATGCTGATGGTCACCCATCGCGTCGCGCCGTTCTGTGTTCCGGTGCTGGGGGCCACCTCACGCGCACTGTCGTTCAAGCAGTTCAGTAATGGTACGGTGGTGATCGGCGGCAAGCTGGTCGGCTCGCTGGATTTTCTCGCGCGCCATGGCGAGGTCGAGATGGAGCGCCTGGGCAGCAGCGCGCGCACGGTCACCGACTTGTTCCCGCATTTGCGACACTTGGGCGTCAACCGCGTCTGGGCCGGGGTCGAAGCCTTCACCGCCGATGACCTGCCGGTGATAGGCGCCAGTCGCAAGGCCAGTAACCTGAGTTATTCATTCGGGTTTTGCGGCAGCGGCTTCCAGATGGGCCCCGGCACCGGTAAACGCCTGGCCCAACTGATTCTTGGCGAACAGTCGGACATTTCACTGGAACCCTTCGCCATCGACCGTTTCAACCGGGCGGCCAGCGTGCCGCCAGGACCTATTCAATCCGCTTCAACCATCGCACACCCTTAA
- a CDS encoding proline racemase family protein has product MRMQDTFDVIYTHTEGEPLCIVHSGIPYPAGSSILAKRAFLEQNYDWLRKALMQEPRGHKDMFGVFLTPPSSSEFDAGLIYMDGSVYSHMCGHGTIAVSMAMVALGLVPRGADGITKIRFETTAGLVVAEVASEGDNVLWTRFENVPAYVAAQDIPIHLPGYGDLKADLVWGGNYFGIIDLTGCDLRISPDNGSELSRLGLLARDQINRQLKIQHPTEAHINDLNFITFWHPATIEGAFYKNVHVFSAGQLDRSPGGTGTSAMMAMFEARGKLGLNQPILSEGLLGSGTFEGCLLGEVDLNGTRAVRPTVKGTASILGTSRWVIERNDPVGAGFVVN; this is encoded by the coding sequence ATGCGCATGCAAGACACGTTCGATGTCATCTATACCCATACCGAAGGCGAACCACTGTGCATCGTCCACAGCGGCATTCCCTACCCCGCCGGTTCGAGCATCCTGGCCAAGCGCGCCTTTCTCGAGCAGAACTATGACTGGCTGCGCAAGGCACTGATGCAGGAACCGCGCGGCCACAAGGACATGTTCGGGGTGTTCCTCACGCCGCCTTCCAGCAGCGAGTTCGACGCCGGGCTGATCTACATGGACGGCAGCGTGTATTCGCACATGTGCGGCCACGGCACCATCGCCGTGAGCATGGCGATGGTCGCCCTGGGCCTGGTGCCGCGCGGCGCCGATGGCATCACGAAAATACGTTTTGAAACCACCGCCGGCCTGGTGGTGGCCGAAGTGGCTTCGGAAGGCGACAACGTGCTCTGGACCCGTTTCGAAAACGTGCCGGCCTACGTCGCCGCCCAGGACATCCCGATCCACCTTCCCGGCTATGGCGACCTCAAGGCCGACCTGGTCTGGGGCGGCAATTACTTCGGCATCATCGACCTGACCGGTTGCGACCTGCGCATCAGCCCGGACAACGGCAGCGAACTGTCGCGCCTGGGCCTGCTGGCGCGCGACCAGATCAACCGGCAGCTGAAGATCCAGCACCCCACCGAAGCCCACATCAACGACCTCAACTTCATCACGTTCTGGCACCCGGCGACCATCGAAGGCGCGTTCTACAAGAACGTCCACGTGTTCAGCGCCGGCCAGCTCGACCGCTCTCCCGGCGGCACCGGCACCAGCGCGATGATGGCCATGTTCGAGGCCCGGGGCAAACTGGGCCTGAACCAACCCATCCTGTCCGAAGGACTGCTGGGCAGCGGCACCTTCGAAGGCTGCCTGCTCGGCGAAGTCGACCTCAACGGCACGCGCGCGGTGCGTCCGACCGTCAAGGGCACGGCGAGCATCCTGGGGACATCGCGCTGGGTCATCGAGCGCAATGACCCGGTGGGGGCGGGGTTCGTCGTCAACTGA
- a CDS encoding NAD(P)/FAD-dependent oxidoreductase: protein MNRQSVDVVVIGAGAAGMAAATRMAGLGLRVVLLDEQGSPGGQIYRGITLAPLSRRDLLGPDYAHGNQLAQALASSSVRYEKGASVWQVTRDHQVSYLREGRLYTLDAKAVLLATGAMERPFPIAGWTLPGVMSAGAAQILLKSSGLAPSEPVVLAGCGPLLYLLGWQYLRAGVTIKALVDTTRPEDYWRARRHLFAALRAWPYLRKGLELMRSLRSAGIAHYTGAEQLAVEGDDAARALTFSVSGKAQRIPSRCVLLHQGVVPNIQFSQALRARHEWDLDQLCFRPVTDPWGELDVPGIYVAGDGAGIGGAQAAAVQGQLAALGIAARLKSISSVERDDQARSLRVQLEANLRIRPFLDALYQPKEQNRIPADDVMVCRCEEVTAGELRSFVALGCAGPNQAKSFGRCGMGPCQGRMCGLTVTEVIAKARGVSAAEVGYYRIRPPIKPITLGELAGE, encoded by the coding sequence ATGAACCGTCAAAGCGTGGATGTGGTGGTGATTGGCGCCGGTGCGGCCGGCATGGCGGCGGCAACGCGGATGGCCGGGTTGGGCTTGCGGGTGGTGTTGCTGGATGAGCAGGGCAGCCCGGGTGGGCAGATCTATCGGGGCATCACCCTGGCGCCGCTGTCCCGCCGGGACCTGCTGGGGCCGGATTATGCCCACGGCAATCAGCTGGCGCAGGCCCTGGCTTCCTCGAGCGTGCGCTATGAAAAGGGCGCGTCGGTGTGGCAGGTGACCCGGGACCATCAGGTCAGTTACCTGCGCGAAGGTCGGCTGTACACCCTGGACGCCAAGGCCGTGCTGCTGGCGACCGGTGCCATGGAACGACCGTTTCCGATTGCCGGCTGGACCCTGCCCGGGGTGATGAGCGCCGGCGCTGCGCAGATCCTGCTGAAAAGCTCAGGCCTGGCGCCGAGCGAACCGGTGGTCCTGGCCGGTTGCGGCCCACTGTTGTATCTGCTCGGCTGGCAGTACTTGCGGGCCGGCGTGACGATCAAGGCCCTGGTCGACACCACGCGGCCCGAAGATTACTGGCGTGCCCGCCGCCATCTGTTTGCCGCGCTGCGCGCCTGGCCCTATTTGCGCAAGGGGCTGGAATTGATGCGCAGCCTGCGCAGTGCCGGGATCGCCCATTACACGGGGGCCGAGCAACTGGCGGTTGAAGGCGATGACGCGGCACGGGCCTTGACCTTCAGCGTGTCCGGCAAGGCGCAACGCATCCCCAGCCGCTGCGTGTTGCTGCACCAGGGCGTGGTGCCGAATATCCAGTTCAGTCAGGCCCTGCGCGCCCGCCATGAATGGGACCTGGATCAGCTGTGTTTCCGGCCGGTCACCGATCCGTGGGGTGAGCTCGATGTACCGGGAATCTACGTCGCCGGCGACGGTGCCGGTATCGGTGGCGCTCAGGCAGCAGCGGTGCAGGGACAACTGGCGGCGCTGGGGATCGCTGCACGGCTCAAGTCCATCAGCAGCGTCGAACGTGATGACCAGGCTCGATCGTTGCGCGTGCAACTGGAGGCCAACCTGCGGATCCGGCCGTTTCTCGACGCGCTGTATCAACCCAAGGAGCAAAACCGCATTCCGGCCGATGACGTTATGGTCTGCCGCTGCGAAGAAGTCACGGCGGGTGAACTGCGCAGCTTCGTCGCCCTGGGGTGCGCAGGCCCGAATCAGGCCAAGTCGTTCGGGCGTTGCGGCATGGGACCCTGCCAGGGACGCATGTGCGGCCTGACGGTGACCGAAGTCATCGCCAAGGCCCGCGGCGTGTCGGCGGCCGAAGTGGGTTACTACCGCATTCGTCCACCGATCAAGCCCATCACCCTGGGAGAACTGGCCGGTGAGTGA